One stretch of Pseudomonas sp. NC02 DNA includes these proteins:
- a CDS encoding response regulator transcription factor produces MSELLLIDDDQELCELLTSWLSQEGFQVRACHDGLSARKALAEAAPAAVVLDVMLPDGSGLELLKQLRSDHPELPVLMLSARGEPLDRILGLELGADDYLAKPCDPRELTARLRAVLRRSHPAAVSTQLELGDLCFSPVRGVVTIDEQEFALTVSESRLLEALLRQPGEPLDKQELAQIALGRKLTLYDRSLDMHVSNLRKKIGPHPDGRPRIVALRSRGYYYSL; encoded by the coding sequence ATGAGCGAGCTGTTACTGATAGATGATGACCAGGAGCTCTGTGAGCTGCTGACCAGTTGGTTGAGCCAGGAAGGTTTCCAGGTGCGCGCCTGCCATGACGGCTTGAGCGCCCGCAAGGCATTGGCCGAAGCCGCCCCGGCGGCCGTGGTGCTCGACGTGATGCTGCCCGACGGCAGCGGCCTGGAGCTGCTCAAGCAATTGCGCAGCGACCACCCGGAACTGCCGGTGCTGATGCTCTCGGCCAGGGGCGAACCCCTGGACCGGATCCTCGGCCTGGAACTGGGCGCCGACGACTACCTGGCCAAACCCTGCGATCCTCGTGAACTGACCGCGCGCCTGCGCGCCGTGCTGCGCCGCAGCCACCCGGCCGCCGTGTCCACTCAGCTGGAGCTGGGCGACCTGTGCTTCAGCCCGGTGCGTGGCGTGGTCACTATCGATGAACAGGAATTTGCCCTGACCGTGTCCGAAAGCCGCCTGCTGGAAGCCTTGCTGCGTCAGCCCGGCGAGCCGCTGGACAAGCAGGAACTGGCGCAAATCGCCCTGGGCCGCAAGCTGACCCTGTATGACCGCAGCCTGGACATGCACGTCAGCAACCTGCGCAAGAAGATCGGCCCGCACCCGGATGGCCGGCCACGGATCGTGGCGCTGCGTAGCCGCGGCTATTACTACAGCCTCTAG
- a CDS encoding Spy/CpxP family protein refolding chaperone, whose amino-acid sequence MRKTLIALMFAAALPTVAMAAAPEGPGPMGGPEGHMMGGPGHGGEHGMRGKGGPFSQLDLSPEQRQQIGKLMGQQWHARKELVRKYLDKLPAADQKAMKDEMAAAKQKTQTDIRAVLKPDQQKKFDEIVKKQAERRAEWKEFQAWKAQQPQKAQ is encoded by the coding sequence ATGCGCAAGACCCTTATCGCTTTGATGTTCGCTGCTGCCCTGCCAACCGTTGCCATGGCCGCTGCGCCAGAAGGCCCAGGCCCGATGGGCGGTCCTGAAGGCCACATGATGGGTGGCCCAGGTCACGGCGGTGAACACGGCATGCGGGGCAAAGGTGGCCCTTTCAGCCAGCTGGACCTGAGCCCTGAACAGCGCCAGCAGATCGGCAAGTTGATGGGCCAGCAATGGCACGCTCGCAAAGAGTTGGTGCGCAAGTACCTGGACAAACTGCCAGCCGCAGATCAGAAAGCCATGAAAGACGAAATGGCGGCCGCCAAGCAGAAAACCCAGACCGACATCCGTGCCGTGCTGAAACCCGATCAACAGAAGAAATTCGACGAGATCGTGAAGAAACAAGCCGAGCGCCGCGCCGAGTGGAAGGAATTCCAGGCCTGGAAAGCCCAGCAGCCGCAAAAAGCGCAATAA
- a CDS encoding cell wall metabolism sensor histidine kinase WalK encodes MRSLFWRVLASFWLAIALVAGLSILLGHMLNQDAWILSRHPGLNNLAQEWTQLYEAQGEDAAQELLQQRKRQYHIDVQVLNESGEPVVRGTFPRRAAALEARQNDSQDRHLPWRRLTAEYTSEKTGDTYLLIYRIPHPELDAWHRSSLLWPLSALAIALVVLTLFSLLVTLSITRPLSRLRGAVHDLGQTTYQQNSLARLANRRDEFGVLATDFNRMGARLQSLIGSQRQLLRDVSHELRSPLARLRIALALAERATPEAREKLWPRLTRECDRLEALISEILVLARVDADNASAEDIDLNPLLRTLQKDALLGAPDQPVQLDAEAGLHLKGWPTMIERAVDNLLRNAQRFNPPGQPIEMEARRQGERIVISVRDHGPGVDAEHLSQLGEPFYRAPGQTAQGHGLGLAIARRAAERHGGSLILANHQGGGFIASVDLPLEPGVVIQP; translated from the coding sequence GTGCGTTCATTGTTCTGGCGCGTCCTTGCCAGCTTCTGGCTGGCCATCGCCCTGGTTGCCGGGTTGTCGATCCTGCTTGGGCATATGCTCAACCAGGACGCCTGGATTCTCAGCCGCCACCCTGGGCTCAATAACCTCGCGCAGGAATGGACGCAGCTTTACGAGGCCCAGGGCGAGGACGCCGCCCAGGAGCTGCTGCAGCAGCGCAAGCGTCAGTACCACATTGACGTGCAAGTGCTTAACGAAAGCGGCGAGCCTGTGGTGCGCGGCACCTTCCCGCGCCGCGCCGCCGCCCTCGAAGCCCGGCAAAACGACAGCCAGGACCGCCACCTGCCCTGGCGCCGGCTGACCGCCGAGTACACCAGCGAAAAAACCGGCGACACCTACCTGCTGATCTACCGCATTCCCCACCCGGAACTGGACGCCTGGCACCGCAGCAGCCTACTCTGGCCGTTAAGTGCCCTGGCGATTGCGCTGGTGGTGCTGACCCTGTTCAGCCTGTTGGTGACGTTGTCCATCACCCGCCCCCTCAGCCGCCTGCGCGGCGCAGTGCACGACCTGGGCCAGACCACCTATCAGCAGAACAGCCTGGCGCGGCTGGCCAACCGTCGCGACGAATTCGGCGTACTGGCCACCGACTTCAACCGCATGGGCGCCCGCCTGCAAAGCCTGATCGGCAGCCAGCGCCAGTTGCTGCGGGATGTGTCCCACGAACTGCGCTCGCCCCTGGCCCGCCTGCGGATCGCCCTGGCCCTGGCAGAACGGGCCACGCCCGAAGCGCGGGAAAAACTCTGGCCGCGCCTGACCCGCGAATGCGACCGCCTGGAAGCGCTGATCAGCGAAATCCTGGTACTCGCCCGGGTGGACGCTGATAACGCCAGTGCCGAAGACATCGACCTCAACCCGTTGCTCCGGACCCTGCAAAAAGACGCCTTGCTCGGCGCGCCGGACCAACCCGTGCAGCTGGATGCCGAGGCCGGGCTGCACCTCAAGGGCTGGCCGACCATGATCGAACGCGCGGTGGATAACCTGCTGCGCAACGCCCAACGCTTCAACCCGCCCGGGCAACCGATTGAAATGGAAGCCAGACGCCAGGGCGAACGCATTGTGATCAGTGTGCGCGACCACGGCCCCGGCGTGGATGCCGAACACCTGAGCCAACTCGGCGAGCCGTTTTACCGCGCCCCGGGGCAAACCGCCCAGGGCCATGGCCTGGGCCTGGCCATTGCGCGGCGCGCCGCAGAGCGCCATGGCGGCAGCCTGATCCTGGCCAATCATCAAGGCGGCGGCTTTATCGCCAGCGTGGATCTGCCACTGGAGCCGGGGGTTGTCATTCAACCCTGA